From Sphingomonas hengshuiensis, one genomic window encodes:
- a CDS encoding threonine ammonia-lyase translates to MTAPLVTIDDVQAAAARLSGQVADTPFLPSQTLSQLTGAEIWLKFENLQYTGSFKQRGALNTLLLLTPEQRAAGVIAVSAGNHAQGVAYHAGRLGVPATIVMPVGTPAVKASRTRALGAEVILAGRDFAEASAALPALMAERGATLIHPFDDDRVIAGQGTVALEMLRDQPDLDAMVIAVGGGGLISGVGAVVHGSARRPELIGVQSALFPSMAAATGRWGQGVPGGATIAEGIAVAVPGTRTRAHVDALVDDIAVVDEARIETAITLLLQIEKTLAEGAGAAGLAAVLADPARFRGRRVGLILCGGNIDNRLLSAILRRQQLREGTILRLVAQLPDTSGSLGRLCSAIGEMGGNINTVVHDRTLMSIDAKTTQVAVEFELADPELQPPLRAHLEREGFAFALEAVGG, encoded by the coding sequence ATGACTGCCCCACTTGTTACCATCGATGACGTCCAGGCCGCCGCCGCGCGGCTTTCCGGCCAGGTCGCCGACACCCCCTTTCTCCCCTCGCAGACGCTGTCGCAGCTTACGGGCGCGGAGATCTGGCTCAAGTTCGAGAACCTCCAATATACCGGCAGCTTCAAGCAGCGCGGCGCGCTCAACACGCTGCTGCTGCTCACCCCGGAGCAGCGCGCGGCGGGGGTGATCGCGGTCTCCGCGGGCAATCATGCGCAGGGCGTCGCCTATCATGCCGGGCGGCTGGGCGTCCCCGCGACGATCGTGATGCCGGTGGGCACCCCGGCGGTGAAGGCGTCGCGCACCCGCGCGCTGGGCGCCGAGGTGATCCTGGCCGGGCGCGATTTCGCCGAGGCGTCGGCGGCGCTGCCCGCGCTGATGGCGGAGCGCGGCGCGACGCTGATCCACCCGTTCGACGACGACCGGGTGATTGCGGGGCAGGGGACGGTGGCGCTGGAAATGCTGCGCGACCAGCCCGATCTCGACGCGATGGTCATCGCGGTGGGCGGCGGCGGGCTGATCTCGGGAGTGGGTGCGGTGGTGCACGGCAGCGCGCGGCGGCCCGAGCTGATCGGCGTGCAAAGCGCGCTCTTCCCCTCGATGGCGGCAGCGACCGGGCGCTGGGGGCAGGGCGTGCCCGGCGGCGCGACGATCGCGGAAGGGATCGCCGTCGCAGTGCCGGGGACCCGCACCCGCGCGCATGTCGACGCGCTGGTCGACGACATCGCCGTGGTCGACGAGGCGCGGATCGAGACGGCGATCACGCTGCTCCTCCAGATCGAGAAGACGCTGGCCGAGGGCGCCGGCGCGGCGGGGCTGGCGGCGGTGCTCGCCGATCCGGCGCGGTTCCGCGGGCGCCGCGTCGGGCTGATCCTGTGCGGCGGCAATATCGACAACCGGCTGCTCTCGGCGATCCTGCGCCGCCAGCAACTGCGCGAGGGCACGATCCTGCGGCTGGTCGCGCAGCTGCCCGATACCAGCGGCAGCCTGGGCCGGCTGTGCAGCGCGATTGGGGAAATGGGGGGCAATATCAACACCGTCGTCCATGACCGCACGCTGATGAGCATCGACGCCAAGACGACGCAGGTCGCAGTGGAGTTCGAGCTCGCCGATCCCGAGCTGCAACCGCCGCTGCGCGCGCATCTGGAGCGCGAGGGGTTTGCGTTCGCGCTGGAGGCGGTGGGCGGTTAG